The nucleotide sequence gatatcagagtaaaaagttatggatgttttacttagAGCTGTcaaaatcgcccaggtgcgacgggcaggttgacgaaccgtcgatctagcgacggaccgttACCTAGACCGTCGCAGCTAAGGCAGTAAGTCAGTCTTTCGGATAAAGTGTGACAGACAGGTTGACAGACTGTCGAACTTGccatggaccatcgcccaagccgtcgctactgaggtagtgagtccctattctggtccaCGTGCGACGGTTAgaacgatggaccatcgagccagtgaCGGACTATCTCAGATCCTGTTCaacaaattttaagtcatttttagaggatatttgggtctttttccacctgttttaaacccctaattatatcaaaccaaggctcataagttcattagtCATTCATAATATCAAATGAGGGTTTTCTCTCTAGgataatccctaagaacaagatccaaatccttcttctagaaactaagagattcaagttcttcaagtccaaggaatttaagaaactcacaatcaaggtaggTCATGTGTTGATTaatgggtctctttcatccatgaagctcaagaatctcttttaaaaaatccaagatttgtatatttatgaatgttcataatttgattgaattaaaaatgatattCATGTTGCTGTTTGGTTtcgttccatgttatagactatcaattacaagaattgattctaatatgtgatgaattataCAATATTCATGATACAccctttaatttacaagttgattaatgtatccatgattattagatttgttaatgattgtataaccaaagcatgctccccatatgtttgattgaATACCTATATGAAGAAAGAGTGCCATGCTAGTATGATAATGTAAAATCctcattcatatacaagttcatgcaagtcaagtgtttgattaaatgtcttagtcaatggattatagaCAAGCCATTGTTGTACTTTAGAATTcatgccatgaattacttttatgctatcgagtcctaggggtacttgtacccgataatttagccgtgtgcctagagttagtgtcatattttcatgatactctcagtcaagccatgatccctagaactcagttagtcacgtgactcaggaaaacttagtgaattcagtatcagtctagtaatcacagaaatttaagtaaatctcagtaatccagtaatctcagaaatctcaaaaaACTCAGACAATTATCAGATGTCAATGGCATTCCATCAGTCCACGGAATTTAATAATCTCAGTCTAGtacagttcagtttagtaattcaCGTTCAGTATatatccagatgggagtagaaattagcactgagtgaacccaagaatgggaacccacctgttatatgagggtgtgacccttagaagaaatccttatgttccaaaactatgtagctagcgtaggttgagatatcatagcctgttatatgaaggtagatgaggtggattaaccttttatgtgagggttcccaccgttcttactagagttacctgttatatgagggttactcacagatagtccttaccagtggtgcggtattgacgcccttctaattggggttacagattgaaccccaactcagctatattacattatttagggcatgtcggttagatgaatactttccacagtttcaattacagatcaggactgtcagatacagtcattcaatctcagtaattgAACTCacatagttctacaaaattcaaaactgtcagatacagtcaactcaaaatagaacggaactcagctagttccatcagaacctagactgtcagatacattctcttagtatcagttatcagtactcatgttatcagtgttcaaacttagtagtcagtatcatcacgaattcagttacagtaatttatttatgcatttattctCACATctatgttatatagtcagttagcattgtttatgcatttaaaccctttgcattcagactaccttacatgcataccagtacattcaatcgtactaacatatttgtgctatggtgtttataccataggttcagaagcacaagatTCAGAACATCAGTGGCatttcagtctcagcagtcagagttagtagtgagtcgtCATCCTTTGAgaacatgaccattactttattatctcattaattaatttattagttggagttagttggggacatgttccatcaactccttattcagatagtttagataCTTTtggactagcatgttcagacagttatttcagttgttttggtagtgatataccatattttcagaggttatgttttatcaaatctttgaaccttatggccttgtatcctttatttttgcatttatacagtgtattatgcagtgtacagatacaaatatcagtcatgggttagcttatggtcctttagggtcatgagcaccgtgtagcattctgggtaccggatttggggtgttacaaatagtGATCCTTGTAGCTCACTAGGATTGGTCCCTAAAGGCTACAAGTATCAAGGGTCacatcctattgagaatgttcttACTAATCTCACTTCGGGGATCACCACAAAAGCTGGATTAAGAGATATGTGTGCCTTCAAGGAATTCCTATTAGAGATTGATCCAAAGAAGGTAATTGAGGCATTACTTGATGCTGATTGGATCATATCTATGCATGAAGAGTTGAATCagtttgaaagaagcaaagtataacacttagttcctcttccaaaagatagaacagtaattgggactaagtgggtgtacaaaaataaagttgatgtGCATAGAACAGTTACAAGGATCAAGGTAAGACTGGTGGTCCATGGATACAATCAAGAAGTTGGCATAGATTTTGATGAGACCTTTGCACCTGTGGCTAGAATTGTGTCTATTAGATTACTACTTGTATTTGCTGCCTACAAGGAGTTCATTCTTTATAAAATGGATGTTAAGAGtgcattcttgaatggaattCTCAAAGAGGAAGTATATGTTAAACAACCTCCATGGTTTGAAAGCAAGGAGTTTCCTGATCATGTGTATAAACTGGATAAGGCtttgtatgggttgaaacaagatcttagagcttggtatgagagtCTGTCAAAGTTTCTACTGGAGCATGGAcatactagaggtaaaattgacagtactcttttcttgaaaactGAAAGAAAAGATTTGTTGATGTGCAGGTGTATGTAGATGACATTATCTGTGGCTCTATAAATATGAACATGACTCATGACTTTGCCAAACTTATGAGCATAATGAGGGAGCTAAACTACTCTTTGGGACTgcaaataaaacaaacaacatCAGGAACAATGATCCATCAACAGAAATATGTAAAAGAACTTCTCAAGAGATTCTCCGTGAAAGAGGCAAAAAAATCAGCACTCTAATTGCCACTGCTACAATGCTTGATTTGGACGAAATAGACACTATTGTAGAGAAAAAGATGTACAGAGGGATGATAGGGTCATTTCTATATCTTACTGCTAGGAGGCCTGATATAGTATTTAGTGTAGGATTATGTGCTAGATTTCAAGCAAATCCTAAGGAGTCTCatctaaaatatgtaaaaaagatTTTTAGATATCTCAAAAGAACCAATGATCTTTGTTTATGGTATCCAAAAGGTAGTAATTTTAATTTGGTTGGTTATTCTGATGCTGATTATGTAGGATACTTGGTTGACAGGAAGAGCACTATAGACATAACACACTTCCTTGGATCGTGTTTAACTACCTGGtccactaagaagcaaaattcagtagcattgtctactgctgaagctgaatatcTTGTTTCAGGttcttgttgtgctcaattaTTATGGATTAAGCAACAACTTATGGATTTTGGCATAGATGTTGGATGTGTTCCTATTTTCTGTGATAATACAAGCGCTATTAACATAGCCAAATATCCTGTTCAACACAAAAaaactaagcatattgatattagacatcactttctagagataatgttgaaaaaggtcatatatcaattatgttttgttctactgAGGAACAAATTGCTAACATATTCACTAAGACGTTGAGTAgggaacactttgaaaaaaataggttagccttggggatgattagaATTGTATAAATCACCCTTAATGACTGACTAGAATAAACTGCTCTAAAGTGATTattgattaattcagtcttacacatttagttgtgtatcctaattccaagattCTAGAGTAAGTTGACTCAGTTATGTGTTGATTTGTGCATAAAGACTGGAACTTTAAGGCAACCTTGtctatttttctcttcaaaactCAGGTATGATTATTGTTTGCCCATATTAGCTTAAAGAGAAATACTTTGTCTACTTGGTCCCTTCCGTTACACCTAAATCGCCAAAATTCCAAAAGCCTTCTCCTTCAAAAAGGCTGCCAGACCTTTCCCATTAGAACTGACCCTCTTCATCATTATGTTCCCTTTCTCAGGTACAATTCATCCATGATTCATCTTTCTTTTCTCCACCTTAAATACGTTGCTTACCCTTGTCCTCATTCATCACTCTCTTAACCATAAAGAAATCATTGTTCATCACTGCCTTCACCTTGCCATCCTTTTCCTCTAAGCCATCCACTGACTTCACTACTACTCCTTCCACAGATTTTATACTCCACCCAAATATTACCCTACCTCTACTCATCTCTCCCTCAATCTCAATTGAGTTATCCGATTTTGCGATTTTTAAAACTCTGAAAAACCCCTTTTCATAATTCTCTTCTAATTCTCTAAACCCTCACTTCCACCTTCTGTCCTTCTTCAAATTCTTGATCAAGATAATTCTCCTATTAATCGAGATGATATTCCTATTTCTAACCTAGTTCCACGAAGGTCCAGATCTAAGCCAAAAAGAATATCCTCTTTTATCTCCATCGATGTTGATGATACTGTTCATGCCGAATCCTCCTCTGTTATCTCTACTCCTCGTACTCCTCATACTCGAGAAAAGAAGTAATGAGAAGATGCTTCCCTGGAAGAAGCACTTTATGCTAGTAAAAAGAAATGGGTCGCTACTTCTGATCCCACTCCTCCTAAAGCACCCTCTCCAGATATTCTTCTTCGATCAGTAAGAAAGAAGAATACAATCTTGGCAAAAGTTATAAAACCTTTCTTGCCTCAAAAATCATCCTTTCAACCCACTACAAAGGCTTCTTCTTCTTTAAAACCTACCTCTATTATCAAATCCTTCTCTTCTTCCAAAGGTTCTTTAAAGTCCTCTTCACGTCCTAAGAAACAGGTACCCGAACCTGTTCCCTCTGGCTCATTTGACTCAGACTCTGAATTTCTTCTTGATACTCCCCCTGCACCTTCTACTAATATTGATCCAGATCTTGACTTTAATATTGATGTTGATACTCCTACTGACAAGGCCTCTCAGTCAACTCATGTTCTccactttcaaaaatgaaagtTGGCTAGGGGTAGAGTTGTCACTAGTTTTGGGGGCCCTAAATGGATGTCTTGGTTTATAAGTTGAGATATCAGGGATGGTCACACTTGTTTCTTGAAGGTGACCATCAACATAAGTTTGGAAGGGATGAAGTATATGAGTTTACATGAATGGGGTTGCCATTGGAGAGATATTCACCACTACTATTCATGGGGTTACCATTAATCTCTATGCTACTGATCATGCTCGGATCTTGAGCATTGCTTCTAGGGTATGGGGTCATTATGTTAAGGGAGCATGTCCTCCTTTAGATAATCTTCCTTTTGCACTTGAGATATCCAAAAATTTCTCTGGAAATCCTCATCTTGTCATTCATTGTAGGGTCCTAAAATGTGAGATGACACTTTTTCATCAgttttattttgatgtggttcACAAAATAATCCTTCCTAGACAAGAGAGAAGAACAGTTGccaattttcttgatcttacttTGATGGAACTATTAGATACTCAAATTCCAATAGATCTTCCTCAACTCATGATCAAGCACATGCAAAGGGTCTTGATCTAAAATGCAAATAGTCATGCTTTGCCATATGAATTCTGGCTTATATCtatttttgaggatttttatgtGCTAGACAAAGTATAGTCTCTGTAGACCACAAAAGATGTTATAGGATCTGTGAACCATACCATGTTACATGCTGCTATGAGGAGTGCTGACAATTCAGTGAAAAGATTGAAAAATGCATTGGCTGCAAAATAGGCTGAGGTAGAGGTTGTACAAACGGTATTGGAGGCTGCCCAGGCTGCTCATGAGGATAAGAAACGGGTCCTTGAAGCTTAAATTTCTTCCCTTACATCCACTTTGGAAAAAGAAAGAGCTAAGAATGCTGATGTCATTAGGAAGCTGACCTCCCTTATCCCCTCCTCCTCATCCACTTAAGCCCTTTATTAGTGCCTTAGGAATCTTTTCCTTGCTGTCTCTTGGTCCAAgttgtttctcttttatttctattaCTGGATTATGATAATTTTACCTTATTCTATTAATGAAATAGACTTTTTTTGCTTATTGTGTTCTGCTTCTGTTTCTTCTTAATGCATTGTTGTTTACTTACTCTGGGTTTTGtttgttttagtgatagccccagtgaCCATGAATTATTAAACAATTATGACTTGTTGAAATCCatttttcgatgatgccaaaagggagaAGAATTGATTATACTATGCTTATAACTCATGATTAACCTGTTTCATTCTGTGATCCTCTATTTTAATCCTTTACTGAGTATGTCAGGATTGAGTGAAGATGTAGTGTGCTGctaagtttgtcatcatcaaaaagggagaatttgTTTGGAAATGTAAGGTTTTGATAatggacatatgaatgaaacatgttgtgcaagctATTCCACATAAGTAAAACTACTGTTGTCATATGAACTGCATGTTGAAATTAATGTAAGGCTGTCAATCCATTAGGACAAGAGTGGATAAACAAGGAAGTTCAGATTTATGTCAATTTCTACAATTAAGGAGAAGATAATTATAgcatttagaagttgaattgatcAAGGAAACTAAGGGATAAAGCAGAAGAGTCCTACTCAATctaggagagagagagagagacgacATCAACAAAAGAGTGAAACTACCTGGGAGTCCTATTAAAGATAGAAGAGTGCATCAACTGAAGGAATCCATTAGGAGTTAGTTTAAATAAAACATGTGACATTCAAGTATTTCACTCAAGCACTGAAAAGATAGTCAACAAACAACAAATCAGTTTTACAACTTGAAGGAGCTAGTGAAGCAACCTGGTCCCTTACTTAGAGTCATAGACTTTGTGTAATAGGTTGTTCATTGAGTTATATTGAGTTGTAAtctctagtctcagtgaagtataaactggaTTTGGATTAACGTCTTCAAGTTGGgaaactcaaagacttgggaacacttatcttgggaagattagtgttttgtagaagtaggagttagaagttttaattcctagtttacaagaagtcttgttattggttgtttgttgaggctcaagagttatagtgaagttgAGGTTAAATTctatagaggtacaggtcgtggttttttacacctttcttgagccgggtgtttttctCGTAAAAATACTGTGTTAAAGTTTTAATTCTATGAACCACGTTATCTTACTTGTTCCACTGATAGGCAACCAgtagagtaaaatattaaaattggtaGGGCACACACTCTAACAACAAAgaatttgattttatatttaccTATCTTAAACAAATCTAACCACATAATTCTAGCATAAGATCTAAGCGTCGGCCCTTGCATTATCCAAAGTCTTCTTTACTGCAAAAGAAGATGAAAATCATCAAAGGCAGAAAATTAGGTAAAGAAATAATTCTTGTTGAAGGAGCTCCTATATCATACTCATACGTATCATGAACCAATTACCAAAAcatagtaaaaatataattaaatcaaCTACCTCGTTCATGAATCAAGTAAAAATACAAACtcaacaaaaaaatatgtaaaactctGTTGATACCAACTTGCTCTATGCAATATATGGTTGCACAtagaatttttatatatatatatatatatatttatgttattgttaatatgcataaaatataatttatagaattatatatatatatatatatatatatatatatatatgtttatgttattgttaatatgcataaaatataatttttatacaaataatttcaaagaaaataatcCTAACACACTTTCAATGGGAAAAGGATCACATACGAGATCGCCTGTGAACTTCATGAACTTCCATCTTACGTCTAGCTCCGGAcgtattttttcctataaatataaGACAGAATGGCGTGTTTACTTTAGGGTTATAATTATGGTATATTTAGgactcatatatttttatttttttcatatatttattttatgttcttttcttatattttaggattccttaatttaataacatagtaattaaagaaaaatagtaaaaaaataattttattcaaagcagagttttttaatgaagtttaaaaaattcaaatattttttttaaggatcttcacacttctAATAtactatagattatagattatagataaataatttattcggttattatagtataaataaaataaataattttaagatgaaCTAATATTTTTAACTAAATGCAGATAAAatagttatgtattttatttCGAAATTATTAAGAGGAAACGACTTCATATagttaatgaaattaaattagtGAAAATTATCCGGACATTCAAAGGTTTTCTTTAGAAACCGTAATATGgataagttaataaaataattatattaatgaaaattatcttaaataaatttattagattGTTTGTTACAAGTTATAACAACACTTTTTAATAATTACTAGACTAAAGAAATAATTGCAAGTTATaacaacttttttaaaaaaccttttttatttaaatattcgaAAATCATTTTCTTAATATTcatattatttccttatttataacATTTAACATTTAACACTCTTCattaaatcttttaataattatgGCAAGTTATATTATTGGTatctataatttttctttttaataattaagttTTAGAATTTGTTTACAATTTAAGGAGTCaaatatggtaaatatattttttttacattgatacttgatttttgactttttattaacTTTAATAATTACTTCCTCCGTCCTATTTTAATCgttccaaatttcctaatttggtgtcccattttacttgtcattttttacttatcaagacaagacaatttttttttccatttgacCCTTAATGTAATTGCTTACTACTtgttattagcattcttgaaaaatgttgcaaagaggagtatcattaagagtacaccattaagaatataaatggtaCTTTGGTGTTGGATATATACcaatattgaaactaacaacAAAACACCATTAAGAGAGACAAAATGGTAAAATAACAttaccaatcattgttttcttaatagttatGCCATCTCAATTTAGAACAGGTAAAATGGAACGGATGGAGTAAGTTACAAGTTATATGCTTATCACGTTTTTCAATATTACTTTACCGATAaaaagtcatatatatatatatatatatatataataataataatttattcaatCATGGTagtataagtaaaataaataattttaactaaatggagataaaataattatatatattcgAAATTATTAAGAGAAAACGACTTCATATagttaatgaaattaaaattatcagGACATATTTGAATCAACAGACTAACTTTCCACCCACCGCCCACGCAATTGGACAAAAAGACAGGAAAAAGGTAGCGGAGCCACTAGGCGAATCTGACTATTGCGGGTTTGATATTTCTTAGGCGGCGCGCGGCGGCCACTTGCTTAACAGTGGTCAAATGAGATACAATTTTgcatatcttctttttttttttctttccctttttgatATATTGTcctctcgtgccttgagccgggggtatatcggaaacagcctttttacttcatcagaggtagaggtatggactgcgtacatcttacccctcagaccccactaggtgggaatacactggatttgttgttgttgttattttgatataTTGTCCGTGTATAAATATTTGGCATCATCAAATTAAATCACCATGCAGTAATAGGTAACAAGTAGCCAGAGTAAATACGTTCaaacttcttttttttgttattgttgatttTACAATTAATTAATGTTCGTTGTAGTCGGACTAAACTAAAATTTGTATCGAGAAATTTCTTTCGAAGTAAATTTCAATTCTAAAAATTATATAGTAATCAAttaataattgttttttttttttttgtcttacttttctttttagtctatttaaaaaagaatgtctcTAATTTCTTTTTTGACAACTCTTTAAATCTATCTTCCTACTTGACAAGTTTAACAGCAcaaaattaaatgatattttgacattttatatattttttaatttcagaTTGATTAATGAATAGTCTACTTTAGTTACTTAAACATTGTATCaagttaaaattcaaataaacaaattaaaacaaaatgaGTAGGTAATGAATACGTAAATGTATTCTTGTATTGTTAAATTTGAATACAGAGGAAATAATATGTatcaaaaaggaaacaaaaaaagtaaacaaaGGAACATAGGTTGCATCCTCGAACCCCACCAACCTTATCCAGGAAACCGCGTGATATGCTTTGGGGGAGATATGGGTACTATATATATTGGTGCAAGAGCTATTCAAATAGGAGTAGTATACTATTAATATTAAGCATTACTACACAAGAAAAATGTCAAGCTTGATGTCGTTGGATGAACCAATTTTCGACCTCGACATGGCTTTGACGATGCCAGAGCCTGAAATTTGTGTCTGTAATAATGGAAGCCACAGGGAACCAATTACGTCGATGGATGTTTCTTTCACCCAAATTGTTCGTGAAATGTCTACAGTTGAAGTGGTCGGTAGTACTGTTTGTACGGTATGCATGGAAGGTTTCGAATCGACAGTTGGGGCCAAACAAGTCGCTTGTGGCCATGTATTCCATTCACATTGTCTTACCAACTGGCTTTCACTCCACAACTCTTGCCCTCTTTGCCGCTTCCAAGTGATCACCTTCAGCCAGCAAACACCTCGTTAAACTAtatcttctttttcctttattctttTACCTAACTTTAAGATATTATAACCTCCATCTATTTGTATTGAAAATCGactaatagttttgaaatataaattaagaacaacaagaattataaataaagagaagagggggacttctttatttctcttgaggatgagagatcatTATATTGAGAATACAATggacaaaactcctctatttataggggaaaataatCCTAGTTTCTGAttaaaagatagatacttcaatcttgatagatatcaactagatcttatgatagacattcactgtaatgaaaatacatttataacactccctcttGGATGTttagatagataatgtgtctcgttaaaatcttactagaaaaaactcaatcagaaaaaaaatctaggaaaaagagtacacatctctaataatacgcatatagCCTGCCTCATTAAAagccttacaaggaaaatccagtaggacaaaacctcgtaagagaaaaagagtaaaaCGCGTATCAACTTCCCCTAATGAGAACAaccttgaatctttgcattccgatcttgtgcagtatcttcttgaaagttacaattggagaagatttggtgaataaattagccacattgtcacttgaacgaatttgttgcatgttaatatcaccattcttttgtagctcgtgtatatagaaaaactttgatgaagtgtgcttcgttctatctccttttatgaatcctccattaagatgtgctatacATGCTGCATTATATCTATacaaaattgtgggtacattatcacatttcaaaccacatttttctcaaatgagatgtatcttGGACTTCAACTATACACATTCTCGTCTAGCTTTATGTAATAGCCCGAATTTTTCCAAGctaatttcgtcccaagaatACCTAGTAttagtttctaaagtgaatgatgatttTTTCATGggtaattttcagattttcactttttgtcatgtggaaaattcaataagctttccattgatatatactTCGCCCAAATTCAACACCCGGACGAAGAGTTAGGgactttttagtgagacagtgtatcacttgagccttcagcgcatcgcgaagacagctcaaatgacaattgtcaatttccagtgttgctccgcgatagtggtgcgtcatgCCAAAATTCCAGgtcgcagacaaggtggcaacgtgatggctccatgTCGCGCCATCGTGCAATTTcgcatttgtcattttccagtgacttggtgcaatggtggcgcgtcgcgccaaggatgaaaatcgaaaaattttcttagaaatttaaAGACGTGTCCTAGgattaaaagggttaattttttCACCCTATATAAGCCGTATAACATAAGATTTgaccataattcagcaacttatactcaagtactctcaaaaactctcaagaacaagacctagggttttcatagaagattcaatttcaaggaaatttcaccatcaatcttcacgaaatcacgaactaaggtatgcttagtgttcatccacggattcctttcatccgtggagtccaagaatcatgttttaaataacatATTGTGATTTACTTGTTGTGATtcgatcatgttcatgttgataattgtcatttatgtttcaagatggtgtcttgatgactttttatgaagtatgtgagtttgttgattgaaaacctatggatttgggtagttttagattgttaaattgataaaagaCACCTATGctcaaagttgtgcatgtaaggtattcgATAGAATGCTTAAAATGATAGgaatcatgtttttatgacttagtAGTGcccaaatgacaagtccatgctaccCCTCATGATTCAAGAcaaattccatgctattgttgtgtattgattgttgtattatgcaatgttcatgatattgaaCTCATGaaagtatgtacatgttacatGCATTCCTTTCCATGATCAAGAATATGATAACTAtgtgaagcatgaaatccccCTT is from Capsicum annuum cultivar UCD-10X-F1 chromosome 5, UCD10Xv1.1, whole genome shotgun sequence and encodes:
- the LOC107871680 gene encoding E3 ubiquitin-protein ligase SIRP1, whose translation is MSSLMSLDEPIFDLDMALTMPEPEICVCNNGSHREPITSMDVSFTQIVREMSTVEVVGSTVCTVCMEGFESTVGAKQVACGHVFHSHCLTNWLSLHNSCPLCRFQVITFSQQTPR